AGCACAGCATGGCCATGTTGTCTTCTTCGTCATCACACGGGTTGGCAAGCAGGTGGTCGGTGGTCATTTGCATGGGAAATTCCTGGCGCTCTGGGCGCGGATAGGTCGAACAGGGGGCCGATTTTGCCAGCATGAACCGGTTTGTGCAGATTTGAATGCAGTTCATGGCAAATGGCTGCTAAGGATTTGCAGGTCATATCCGATGCCATCTACAGAAAATAAGGCGTTTTTATGAAGATTTATTGCCCGCAAATGCTAGGGTTATTCACTATCAGGCCCTTAGGTTACGTCCCTATGACCGAATATGTCGCCGCACCGTAAGCAGGCCGGGCGGCTCAATCGTTAAGCTGCGCGGTGATAGTTATCTCTAAAGGCACAGCCTGTTTATCCGGCAGTCGTTTTTGTAGATACCCATCCTGGAACGTGAATGTGACCCTTGGGTCACGGCCAGCTTCACCTCCCTGTCATGTTGCGCTTTCAAGGTGAATGGCCAAGGTGAATGCCGAGGCAGGCCCTGCACAGCATAGACAGCTCCCCACGCGGGAATAACACGCGACGCTTCTCTCAATAACAAGCCCAAGCGGAGTACCACAGATGGCGTTCTTCACCGCAGCCAGCAAAGCCGACTTCCAGCATCAACTGCAAGCGGCACTGGCGCAGCACATCAGTGAACAGGCACTGCCACAAGTGGCGCTGTTCGCTGAGCAATTCTTCGGCATCATTTCCCTGGATGAACTCACTCAACGTCGGATGTCCGATCTGGCAGGCTGCACGCTGTCGGCCTGGCGTCTGCTGGAACGCTTCGACCCGGCCCAGCCGCAAGTGCGGGTCTTTAACCCCGATTACGAGCGTCATGGCTGGCAGTCGACGCATACTGCGGTTGAAGTGCTGCACCATGACTTGCCCTTCCTGGTGGACTCGGTGCGAACCGAGCTGAACCGTCGCGGCTACAGCATTCATACCCTGCAAACCACGGTATTGAGCGTTCGCCGTGGCAGCAAAGGCGAGCTGCTGGAAATCCTGCCCAAGGGCACCAGTGGCGAAGGCGTCTCGCAAGAGTCGCTGATGTACCTGGAAATCGATCGCTGCGCCCATGTCGCCGAATTGAATGTGCTGAGCAAGGAACTGGAACAGGTTCTGGGCGAAGTGCGGGTGGCTGTGGCTGATTTTGAGCCGATGAAGGCCAAGGTGCAGGAGTTGCTGGATAGTGTCGACAGCTGCCAGTACGCCGTGGACGCTGATGAAAAAGCCGAGATCAAGAGCTTCCTGGAATGGCTGGTGGGCAACCACTTCACCTTCCTGGGCTATGAAGAATTCGTGGTGCGTGAAGAGGCGGATGGCGGGCATATCGAATATGACGCCAACTCCTTCCTCGGCCTGACCAAGCTGCTGCGGGCCGGCCTTACCGCCGAAGACCTGCGTATCGAAGATTACGCCGTCAGCTACCTGCGCAAACCGACCCTGTTGTCGTTTGCCAAGGCTGCACACCCGAGCCGCGTACACCGCCCGGCTTACCCGGACTACGTGTCGATCCGCCAGATCGATGCCGACGGCAACGTGATCAAGGAATGCCGCTTCATGGGCCTGTACACCTCTTCGGTGTACGGCGAAAGCGTGCGGGTGATCCCGTATATCCGCCGCAAGGTGGCCGAGATCGAACGCCGTTCTGGCTTCCAGCCCAAGGCTCACTTGGGCAAGGAATTGGCCCAGGTCGTTGAAGTACTGCCCCGTGACGACCTGTTCCAGACGCCGGTGGACGAGCTGTTCACCACCGTGATGTCGATTGTTCAGATCCAGGAGCGCAACAAGATTCGCGTGTTCCTGCGCAAAGACCCGTATGGCCGCTTCTGCTACTGCCTGGCCTACGTGCCGCGCGATGTGTACTCCACCGAAGTGCGGCAGAAAATCCAGCAGGTACTGATGGAGCGTCTGCAGGCTTCTGATTGCGAGTTCTGGACCTTCTTCTCGGAGTCGGTACTGGCCCGCGTGCAACTGATTCTGCGGGTTGATCCAAAAAACCGGATCGATATCGACCCGCTGTTGCTGGAAAAGGAAGTGATTCAGGCCTGCCGCAGCTGGCAGGACGACTACGCAAGCCTGGTGGTCGAAAGTTTCGGCGAGGCCAATGGCACCAAGGTGCTGGCGGACTTCCCCAAAGGCTTCCCGGCAGGTTATCGCGAGCGTTTTGCCGCGCACTCGGCCGTGGTCGACATGCAGCACCTGATGAGCCTGAGCGACAAAAACCCGCTGGTGATGAGCTTCTATCAGCCCCTGGGCCAGAGCGCCGGTCAGGAGCTGCATTGCAAGCTGTACCACGCTGATACGCCGCTGGCGCTGTCAGACGTACTGCCGATTCTGGAGAACCTTGGCCTGCGTGTGCTGGGCGAGTTCCCGTACCGTCTGCGTCATGCCAATGGTCGCGAGTTCTGGATCCATGACTTCGCCTTTACTGCCGGCGAAGGCTTGAACCTGGATATCCAGCAACTGAATGACACGCTGCAGGATGCATTCGTGCATATCGTGCGCGGCGACGCTGAAAACGATGCCTTTAACCGTCTGGTACTGACTGCCGGCTTGCCTTGGCGCGATGTGGCGTTGCTGCGAGCCTACGCCCGTTACCTGAAGCAGATCCGCCTGGGCTTTGACCTGGGTTACATCGCCAGCACCCTGAACAACCACACCGATATCGCCCGCGAACTGACGCGGTTGTTCAAGACCCGCTTCTACCTGGCTCGCAAGCTGACGGCCGAAGACCTCGAAGACAAGCAGCAACGTCTTGAGCAGGCGATTTTGACGGCACTGGACGACGTTCAGGTACTTAACGAAGACCGCATCCTGCGCCGTTATCTGGACCTGATCAAAGCCACCCTGCGGACCAACTTCTACCAGCCGGATGCCAACGGTCATAACCGTTCGTACTTCAGCTTCAAGTTCAACCCGCACCTGATTCCCGAGCTGCCAAAGCCAGTGCCGAAGTTTGAAATCTTCGTGTACTCGCCACGGGTTGAAGGCGTGCATTTGCGCTTCGGTAACGTGGCTCGCGGCGGTTTGCGCTGGTCGGACCGTGAAGAAGACTTCCGCACCGAAGTGCTGGGCCTGGTAAAAGCCCAGCAAGTGAAGAACTCGGTCATCGTGCCGGTGGGCGCCAAAGGCGGTTTCGTACCGCGTCGCCTGCCATTGGGCGGCGGCCGTGACGAGATCCAGGCCGAGGCGATCGCCTGCTACCGGATCTTCATCTCAGGCCTGCTGGACATCACTGACAACCTCAAGGACGGCACACTGGTACCGCCTTTGAACGTGGTTCGTCACGACGATGATGACCCGTACCTGGTGGTAGCGGCCGACAAGGGCACAGCCACCTTCTCCGACATCGCCAACGGCATTGCCATCGATTACGGCTTCTGGCTGGGCGATGCGTTCGCGTCGGGCGGCTCGGCCGGTTATGACCATAAAAAAATGGGCATTACCGCCAAGGGCGCCTGGGTTGGCGTGCAGCGTCACTTTAAAGAGCGCGGGATCAACGTCCAGAAAGACAGCATCAGTGTGGTCGGTGTCGGCGACATGGCCGGTGACGTGTTCGGCAACGGCCTGTTGATGTCCGACAAGCTTCAGCTGGTTGCGGCCTTTAACCACCTGCACATCTTCATCGATCCAAATCCGGAGCCTGCCAACAGCTTCGTTGAGCGTCAGCGCCTGTTCGATCTGCCGCGTTCGGCCTGGTCGGATTACGACACCGGCATCATGTCGGCGGGCGGCGGGATCTTCTCCCGTAGCGCAAAAAGCATCGCCATCTCCCCGGAGATGAAAGAGCGCTTCGCAATCACCGCCGACAAGCTGACCCCGACCGAACTGCTGAACGCCTTGCTCAAGGCGCCGGTGGATCTGTTGTGGAACGGCGGTATCGGCACTTACGTCAAAGCCAGCAGCGAAAGCCACGCCGATGTGGGCGACAAGGCCAACGATGCGTTGCGCGTGAATGGCAACGAGCTGCGCTGCAAGGTCGTGGGTGAGGGCGGTAACCTGGGCATGACCCAATTGGGTCGCGTCGAGTTCAACCTCAATGGCGGTGGTTCCAACACCGACTTCATCGACAACGCCGGTGGCGTGGACTGCTCTGACCACGAAGTGAATATCAAAATCCTGCTCAACGAAGTTGTGCAGGCCGGTGATATGACCGAGAAGCAGCGCAATCAGTTGCTGGGCAGCATGACCGACGAAGTGGGCGGTCTGGTGCTGGGCAACAACTACAAGCAGACCCAGGCCATTTCGTTGGCGGCCCGTCGTGCTTACGAGCGGATTGCTGAATACAAACGCCTGATGAACGACCTGGAAGCCCGTGGCAAGCTGGACCGTGCCATTGAGTTCCTGCCGTCCGAAGAGCAACTCAATGAGCGCGTTGCGGCAGGCCATGGCCTGACCCGTGCAGAGCTGTCGGTGTTGATCTCGTACAGCAAGATCGACCTCAAGGAAGCCCTGCTCAACTCTCAGGTGCCGGACGACGTCTACCTGACCCGCGACATGGAAACCGCGTTTCCGCCGATGCTGGTCAGCAAGTTTGCCGAAGCCATGCGTCGTCACCGTCTCAAGCGCGAAATCGTCAGCACCCAGATCGCCAACGACCTGGTCAACCACATGGGCATCACCTTTGTGGAGCGCTTGAAAGAGTCGACCGGCATGAGTGCGGCCAACGTGGCAGGTGCTTATGTCATCGTGCGCGACATTTTCCACCTCCCGCACTGGTTCCGTCAGATCGAAGCGCTGGACTATCAAGTGCCGGCTGAAATCCAGCTGGCGCTGATGGACGAGTTGATGCGTCTGGGCCGCCGTGCAACGCGCTGGTTCCTGCGCAGCCGTCGCAACGAGCTGGATGCTGCGCGTGATGTGGCGCACTTCGGCCCGCACCTGGCGGCATTGGGGCTCAAACTCGACGAGCTGCTTGAAGGCCCGACCCGCGAAGGCTGGCAGACGCGCTATCAGGCATACGTCGAAGCAGGCGTACCTGAGTTGCTGGCGCGGATGGTGGCCGGTACTACGCACCTGTACACCCTGTTGCCGATCATCGAAGCCTCGGATGTGACCGGTCAGAACGCTGCGGACGTGGCCAAGGCGTACTTCGCTGTTGGCAGTGCGCTGGACCTGACCTGGTACTTGCAGCAGATCAGCAACTTGCCGGTTGAGAACAACTGGCAGGCGCTGGCCCGTGAAGCGTTCCGTGACGACATCGACTGGCAGCAGCGTGCAATTACCGTTTCGGTATTGCAGATGGCTGACGCTCCTGCAGACATCGAAGAGCGTCTGGCATTGTGGCTTGAGCAGAACAACTCGATGGTTGAGCGCTGGCGCTCGATGCTGGTCGATCTGCGTGCCGCCACTGGCAACGACTACGCGATGTACGCGGTGGCCAACCGTGAGTTGCTTGACCTGGCGTTGAGCGGTCAATCCGTGATCTGACTGGCTGAGTAGCAAAAAAATAGCCCCGGCTCATGTGAAGTGAGCCGGGGCTTTTTTGTGTGTGGGGCGCGGGTGGGATCAGATCCCGATATTGCCCAGGGTTTGCACGATACTGCGCAGCGTGACGGCCAGGGTAGGGTGATCGACCTCGAAGCGTTCTACGGCAAGGTTGACGCTGTCGGCCAGGCTGGTGTCGTTGGTTGCTTTCTCGATATCGATCTGAGCCTGGATTTGTGTTGCAAGCTGGGTCAAATGATCACGCTCTTCCTGGGTGAGCGGTGGATTCTGTTCCAGTTGCTCGCGCAAGGTATTGAGTTGTTCTTGCAGTTCGCGGGCAGGCATAGCATTCATCCTTTATTGATAGGCTCTGTTGTAGACCTTCGCAGTGAACAAAAGGTCAGAAGCGGGCCTCTAGATTAATCCACTCGCGCTGAGTGTGCATGATCTCTATCAAAATCCCTTGTGGGCGATATCTCGGCTATAAAAGACGCTGAATCATTTTGTACAAAAAGAAACCCGGTACCGCGGAACGACTATCTTTAGGGTAAGTCTGTTTAGGGTATTGCTTGGGGGCTGCCTAATGGGCTTTTGCCGTTATACTAAGGGTCTGACCCAGGGCATAGCGCCCAAGTGTTAAGTATTTTCAAGGAGTTTTGCTATGCGCTGGACTGATCGTCTTGCTCAATTATGTGTCTGTGCCGGTGTTGTGATGTTGCCATTGGCTGCCAATGCCGCCACTGAAGATGACCCATGGGAAGGGGTTAACCGGGTTATTTTCAAGTTCAACGAAAAGCTTGATACCTATGCCTTGAAGCCGCTTGCTCAAGGGTATCAGTTCATCACGCCGCAATTTCTGGAAGACGGCATCCACAACATGTACCGAAACATCGGTGACGTGCGCAACCTGGCCAACGACGTCTTGCAAGCCAAGCCGCACGCGGCCGGTGTAGACACCGCCCGCTTGTTGATGAACACCACGCTGGGTGTCGCCGGCTTCTTTGATGTGGGTACCAAAATGGGGCTGCAGCGCAACAGCGAAGACTTCGGTCAGACGCTGGGGCATTGGGGCGTTCCAAGCGGTCCTTACGTGATGCTGCCGCTGTTGGGCCCAAGCACCGTGCGTGACGCGGTAGCCCTCTACCCGGACGGCTTCACCGAACCGTACCCTTACATGCACGACATTCCGGCCCGTAACATGGCGATCGGCATGGACATCATCGACACCCGCGCCAGCTTGCTGTCTGCCGAAAAACTGGTGACAGGCGACAAATACGTCTTTATTCGCAACGCCTACTTGCAGCACCGCGAGTTCAAGGTCAAAGACGGGCAGGTTGAAGACGACTTTTAAGCCGTCTGGCCTGCACCCGGAAAACGGCCCTCAGGGCCGTTTTTTGCATTTATGGGCGCAAAAAGCGTCGTGTTCACGGGCCGTTAAACCTTGGTTTTGGTTGCTGCCAGCGAGGTTCTTATAACCCGCGGGAATTTAACGTGACGAACACCTCAAGCCACCATCGGCCTGAGCTTGAAACCCCCCGCGGATGGGAGTACCGTCTGCGCCTTACACGGGCACCTTTGTAGGATCGAGCAACACAATCGATTTGAGTCAGGGATGTTCACAAGCCAATTCAGTCGTGAGCCCGACGTGTTCGAGTTCCCGCGACAACCTAATTCTGGCGCCGTTTGCCCACATGCAAAAAACCAGTGCCACGCTGCTGATCATTGATGACGACGAAGTAGTGCGCGCCAGCCTGGCGGCCTACCTGGAAGACAGCGGCTTCAGCGTCCTTCAAGCCAGTAATGGCTTGCAAGGCTTTCAGGTGTTCGAGCTAGAGCAGCCAGACTTAGTGATCTGTGACCTGCGCATGCCGCAAATGAGTGGTCTGGAGTTGATTCGCCAGGTCACCCAGCGCTCGTCGCAAACCCCGGTGATCGTTATCTCCGGGGCAGGCGTGATGAGTGATGTGGTCGAGGCGTTGCGTCTGGGTGCTGCCGACTACCTTATCAAGCCGCTCGAAGATCTCGCCGTTCTGGAGCACTCGGTACATCGGGCACTGGACCGTGCGCGGTTACTGTTTGAGAACCAGCGCTATCGGGAGAAGCTGGAGTCTGCCAACCGCGAGCTCGAGGCCAGCCTGCATTTACTGCAGGAAGACCAGAACGCGGGCAGGCAGGTGCAGATGAACATGCTGCCGATCAGCCCGTGGGCCATCGATGACTTCAATTTTGCGCATCAGATCATTCCCTCCCTGTACCTGTCCGGTGATTTTGTTGACTACTTCAGGGTTGATGAGCGTCGAGTAGCGTTTTATCTGGCGGACGTATCCGGTCATGGCGCCTCGTCGGCGTTTGTCACGGTGCTGCTCAAGTTCATGACCACGCGCTTGCTGTTCGAGTCCAAGCGCAACGGCACCTTGCCGGAGTTCAAGCCCTCCGAAGTGCTTGGGCATATCAACCGAGGCCTGATCAACTGCAAGCTGGGCAAGCATGTGACCATGGTGGGTGGCGTGATTGATGAAGAGACCGGCGAGCTGACCTACAGCATTGGTGGTCACTTGCCACTGCCAGTGCTCTACACTCCTGAGAGTGTGAGCTACCTGGAAGGGCGGGGGTTGCCTGTTGGCCTGTTCAACGAAGCCACCTATGAAGATCATGTTTTGAAACTGCCGCACGCCTTCAGCTTGACGCTGATGTCGGACGGGATTCTGGATCTTCTGACTGAGCCGACGCTCAAAGAGAAAGAAGCTGCTTTACCGCAGTTGGTGAAAACAGCAGGCGGCAGCCTGGATGGTCTGCGCCAGGTTTTTGGATTAGCTACGCTCGGGGAGATGCCGGATGATATCGCCTTGTTGGTGTTGAGCAGGAATCTTAAATGAGTACCGGTAGAATTCAGTTCGCCGAACAGGATGGCACCTTCGTCCTGAAGTTTGTGGGTGAAGTGCGTCTGACGTTGTGTTCGGCACTGGATGCGACAATCGAGAGGATTTTCACGGCGCTGAATTTCAATGCCATCGTGATAGACCTCACCGAAACCCGCAGTATCGACAGCACCACTCTGGGTTTGCTGGCGAAGCTGTCGATCTTGTCGCGTCAAAAAATAGGTCTTTTGCCGACGGTGGTCACCACCCATGAAGACATCACCCGGCTGCTGCAGTCGATGGGCTTCGATCAGGTGTTCAACATTATCGGCAAGCCGATCCCGTGCCCGGAATGCCTGACCGACCTGCCTTCACAGGACCAGTCTGAAGAAGTGGTGCGGGTGAAGGTGCTCGAGGCGCACAAGATCCTGATGGGGTTGAACGACTCCAACCGTGAAGCGTTTCACGACCTGGTGAATGCGCTCGAGCGTCACTGACCTCAGCGGGCAGCAAGCATGAAAAAGGGGCCGTCCTGCACAGGGGCGGCCCTTTTTTGATTAGCGGCCTTCCAGCAGCTCAGCGGCTTGATCCAGCAGGGCCAGAGGGTCTTTGGCCTTGTGGATATCCACCGACAGCAACTGGCGGAAGCGACGGGCACCAGGAAAGCCTTGGCCCAAGCCCAGAATGTGCCGGGTGATATGGTGCATTGAACCGCCTGCAGCAATGTGCGCAGCGATATACGGTCGCAGCAACGCCAGCGCTTGCGCCCGTGAAATCACGGGATCGGTGCTGCCAAACAGCTGCTGATCGACCTCTGCCAGGATATAGGGGTTGTGATAGGCCTCACGGCCGAGCATCACCCCATCGAACACCTGCAAATGCTCCTGGCATTGCTCCAGCGTCTTGATCCCGCCATTGAGAATGATCTCCAGCTCCGGGAAATCGGTTTTCAGCTGTGCGGCAACGTCGTAACGCAGGGGAGGGATATCGCGATTTTCTTTCGGCGACAGGCCTTCGAGAATGGCGATACGGGCATGCACGGTAAAACTGTTGCAGCCGGCATCTCGCACAGTGCCGACAAAGTCGCACAACTGCTCGTAGCTATCGCGCCCGTTGATGCCGATTCGATGCTTGACCGTGACCGGAACAGACACCGCGTCCTGCATGGCCTTCACACAATCGGCAACCAGCGCCGGGTGAGCCATCAGGCACGCGCCGATCATATTGTTCTGCACCCGATCGCTCGGGCAGCCGACATTCAGATTCACCTCGTCATACCCTGCGGCCTGAGCCAGGCGCGCGCACGCTGCCAGATCAGCCGGAACACTGCCGCCTAACTGCAAGGCAAGCGGATGTTCAGTCTCGTCATGCCGCAAGAAGCGCTCGGCATCACCATTGATCAACGCACCGGTGGTGACCATTTCAGTGTAAAGCAGCGCGTTTTTGGACAGGAGGCGCAGGAAGAAGCGGCAATGACGATCGGTCCAATCCATCATCGGAGCCACACTGAAACGGCGCGACGGCTCAGGGCGGGCGCAGTCAATGTTTACGAGTGTTTCAGGCTTTTCTAAATTCATTCATACTGATCTTTTATACAGCTGTTTTTACCCATTTCTGCTTGTTTTTTGAAGTCGGTTGCTACAATGTAGTAATCGAGATCAGCAATGTAGCAACTAGAAATGGGCACGATCACATCACGTAAGCGCAAGGACAATTCTACGGCCTACACGGCGCAGATACGGATTAATCGGGACGGAAAGACAGTTTATCAGGAAAGTCAAACCTTCGACCGAAAGCAGGTTGCGCAGGCCTGGATTAAGCGTCGGGAAACGGAACTGGCGGAGCCGGATGGCATTGATCGCGCGAACCGCAAGGGTGTGACGATAAAGAAAATGATCGAGCAGTACTTGAATGAATACGAAAAGATCCGGCCGCTAGGGAAGACCAAGAACGCCACGCTGAGGGCGATTCAGAATACCTGGTTGGGCGAGCTTGACGACTCGGCTCTGACCAGTCAGAAGTTGGTGGAATTCGCTCAATGGCGAATGGGTAAGGAGGGCGGGGGAGTCCAAGCACAGACGGTCGGCAACGACCTGGCACATTTGGGGGCGGTGTTGTCCGTGGCTCGGCCCGCTTGGGGCTATGAGGTCGATCCGCATGCAATGCCAGATGCGCGGAAGGTATTACGAAAGCTCGGCATGGTAAGCAAGAGCAAAGAGCGTAACCGTCGGCCTACCTTGGAAGAGTTGGATAAACTCATGGAGCATTTTTTCGGGGTGTTAAAGCGGCGTCCGGACTCAATTCACATGCCGAAGATGATTGCTTTCGCGATCTTCTCGACACGTCGGCAGGAGGAAATCACCCGGATTCGGTGGGATGATCTTGACGACCTCCGACAGGCCGTGTTGGTGCGGGACATGAAGAACCCTGGGCAAAAAATAGGTAACGACGTGTGGTGTCATCTGCCTGACGAAGCTTGGGTGATTCTGAATACCATGCCCAAAATAGAGAAGGAGATTTTTCCCTACAACGGTAAGTCAGTGTCAGCGGCCTTCACTCGGGCGTGCGCGTTGTTGGGTATTGAAGATCTGCATTTTCATGATCTTCGGCATGATGGGGTGAGCCGGCTTTTTGAAATGGATTGGGATATTCCTAGGGTGTCGAGTGTTTCGGGGCATAGGGACTGGAACTCAATGAGAAGATACACGCACATGAAGGGTCGAGGAGATCTGTATAAAGGTTGGAAATGGCTTGGTGAAATTTCTCCATCCGTTCCTGAGAAGAAAATTCCTAATGTCTTTTAGCTAGGCTGTAGCCTGCTCGCGTTAGCATTCTTCACCGGTAGTGTTGACAATCTTTGAATCTTGAGTGATATCATAATGACATCTTTTATAAAAAGCATGCTGCGATGTCACAAAAAATGGTGCCCCTGAAGGCTTTATTCTTTAAGCTGCAGGGTTTGTGGCGCAGTTACTTGAGTAAATGCCCGAATTATTGGGTCTTGAGATGATTTTGAAGGTAGGCATGAGATGTTAAGTACCAAGGACGCTGCGAAAATTTTCAGCAGCAAAGGTATTAATGCTGTTGCGCATGGAGACTTCGATTTTATATTGGAGGTGGCGACTAAATATATTGATAATCTCAGCGATATTTTTTCTATTGAAGATGTGTTTCAAGAGTGTTACCGGCAGTTAAAGAAAGATTATAAATTCGAATACTATATTAAGAATATTATTGCAGAGAAAATTCTTCTTGGTCGTTATTCTCTCAATACCGCTACGCTGCTTAATGAATTTAGGGTTGGCGAAAACAAAGCGGATTGCGTAATTTTGAATGGCCTCAGTACTTGTTACGAGATAAAGTCTGAGTACGATAGCTTGGGTCGGTTAGAAGATCAGCTCTGCTCTTATCTTAAAATTTTTGATAAGGTTAATGTTGTAACTACTGAGGGCCATATTAAAAAAGTCGAAAAAATATCGCCTGAATCTGTGGGCGTTATGCGGTTAGGTAAAAATGATGTTCTGACTCAGATTAGGCCGGCTGCGCTGTCTACTGAGCCGGTTGATGTCGATGTTTTGATGGCTTCTTTGCGGCGTAATGAATACCTATCTCTTGTGAAAGAGCTTTGTGGTGAAGTGCCAGTTTCAGCTAATACTGGGATCTATGAGGAGTGCAAGTCATTACTGCGGACTGTAGATTCATCTAAATTACGAACAGCTTTTTGCCGTACTGTAAAATCCACACGTAGAATCGACAAGGGTTATGTCGGAGGTTTGCCTAAGAGCTTGCTGGTGGCTGGTATCGAATATCGAGTTCCATCTTCTAGTAAGATTCAATTGTTGCAAAACATGAAAATACATTTCAGAAAGGAAGCTTTATGTACTACCCAATTCTCAAGGCTAAACGGCACGAGCTAAAAACTTTGTTTGATCTCGCGGCAGTATTGTCTGTAAATAAGTATAAGCCAGTAATTGAGCCCGTTAATGGTTTGTTAAAGCCATTGATTACGACTATCGAACAGCTGCACAAAAACTCCGTCTCGCCCCTAGTAGTGATTAATCCTTCTCAAGGTCATTTTGCGAAGAACTCATCGTCGGGTGTGTTTGGGTTGCTTCAGGCTGATAGTAAATCAGCTAACAAGTTTGTACCCTGTATTAAAGTTCGTGATTCTGCTGACACGGCTGCGCTTGCGCTGCTGGCAACCTATCCTTCAGCTGCTATCTATCTTGAGAATGATGTTGGGGTTTCCTCTGTTGGGCTTCTCAACGGAGCTTCATGTGTGCTATTGAATCAGCAGAAAGTTGATTCAGATATTGTAGATAAACTAACGAATGTGGTGTTGTACGCAGATAGTTTTGCAAAAAAGAAACGCAATGCTGATTATGGTCCTAAGTCGTTTTTTTCAGGCTTGCATGTATCTTATAAGAAAAGGCCAAATGTGACTGGCTTCGGTGATTTTACAATCATGGGGGAGGAGTATTTGGATGCAGGGGGGCCAGCATATGTTGTGGCTTTACATGTATCTCATATTGATGCCTTGTCGCCTAATTCATTGCATGTGCATCATTATTGCTCCACTGTAGATGATAAGGTTCCGACCAACTCTGGCGGTAAATATAAAGAAGCGCTGGATA
This genomic stretch from Pseudomonas deceptionensis harbors:
- a CDS encoding NAD-glutamate dehydrogenase, with translation MAFFTAASKADFQHQLQAALAQHISEQALPQVALFAEQFFGIISLDELTQRRMSDLAGCTLSAWRLLERFDPAQPQVRVFNPDYERHGWQSTHTAVEVLHHDLPFLVDSVRTELNRRGYSIHTLQTTVLSVRRGSKGELLEILPKGTSGEGVSQESLMYLEIDRCAHVAELNVLSKELEQVLGEVRVAVADFEPMKAKVQELLDSVDSCQYAVDADEKAEIKSFLEWLVGNHFTFLGYEEFVVREEADGGHIEYDANSFLGLTKLLRAGLTAEDLRIEDYAVSYLRKPTLLSFAKAAHPSRVHRPAYPDYVSIRQIDADGNVIKECRFMGLYTSSVYGESVRVIPYIRRKVAEIERRSGFQPKAHLGKELAQVVEVLPRDDLFQTPVDELFTTVMSIVQIQERNKIRVFLRKDPYGRFCYCLAYVPRDVYSTEVRQKIQQVLMERLQASDCEFWTFFSESVLARVQLILRVDPKNRIDIDPLLLEKEVIQACRSWQDDYASLVVESFGEANGTKVLADFPKGFPAGYRERFAAHSAVVDMQHLMSLSDKNPLVMSFYQPLGQSAGQELHCKLYHADTPLALSDVLPILENLGLRVLGEFPYRLRHANGREFWIHDFAFTAGEGLNLDIQQLNDTLQDAFVHIVRGDAENDAFNRLVLTAGLPWRDVALLRAYARYLKQIRLGFDLGYIASTLNNHTDIARELTRLFKTRFYLARKLTAEDLEDKQQRLEQAILTALDDVQVLNEDRILRRYLDLIKATLRTNFYQPDANGHNRSYFSFKFNPHLIPELPKPVPKFEIFVYSPRVEGVHLRFGNVARGGLRWSDREEDFRTEVLGLVKAQQVKNSVIVPVGAKGGFVPRRLPLGGGRDEIQAEAIACYRIFISGLLDITDNLKDGTLVPPLNVVRHDDDDPYLVVAADKGTATFSDIANGIAIDYGFWLGDAFASGGSAGYDHKKMGITAKGAWVGVQRHFKERGINVQKDSISVVGVGDMAGDVFGNGLLMSDKLQLVAAFNHLHIFIDPNPEPANSFVERQRLFDLPRSAWSDYDTGIMSAGGGIFSRSAKSIAISPEMKERFAITADKLTPTELLNALLKAPVDLLWNGGIGTYVKASSESHADVGDKANDALRVNGNELRCKVVGEGGNLGMTQLGRVEFNLNGGGSNTDFIDNAGGVDCSDHEVNIKILLNEVVQAGDMTEKQRNQLLGSMTDEVGGLVLGNNYKQTQAISLAARRAYERIAEYKRLMNDLEARGKLDRAIEFLPSEEQLNERVAAGHGLTRAELSVLISYSKIDLKEALLNSQVPDDVYLTRDMETAFPPMLVSKFAEAMRRHRLKREIVSTQIANDLVNHMGITFVERLKESTGMSAANVAGAYVIVRDIFHLPHWFRQIEALDYQVPAEIQLALMDELMRLGRRATRWFLRSRRNELDAARDVAHFGPHLAALGLKLDELLEGPTREGWQTRYQAYVEAGVPELLARMVAGTTHLYTLLPIIEASDVTGQNAADVAKAYFAVGSALDLTWYLQQISNLPVENNWQALAREAFRDDIDWQQRAITVSVLQMADAPADIEERLALWLEQNNSMVERWRSMLVDLRAATGNDYAMYAVANRELLDLALSGQSVI
- a CDS encoding DUF4404 family protein gives rise to the protein MPARELQEQLNTLREQLEQNPPLTQEERDHLTQLATQIQAQIDIEKATNDTSLADSVNLAVERFEVDHPTLAVTLRSIVQTLGNIGI
- a CDS encoding MlaA family lipoprotein, which produces MRWTDRLAQLCVCAGVVMLPLAANAATEDDPWEGVNRVIFKFNEKLDTYALKPLAQGYQFITPQFLEDGIHNMYRNIGDVRNLANDVLQAKPHAAGVDTARLLMNTTLGVAGFFDVGTKMGLQRNSEDFGQTLGHWGVPSGPYVMLPLLGPSTVRDAVALYPDGFTEPYPYMHDIPARNMAIGMDIIDTRASLLSAEKLVTGDKYVFIRNAYLQHREFKVKDGQVEDDF
- the rssB gene encoding two-component system response regulator RssB, whose translation is MQKTSATLLIIDDDEVVRASLAAYLEDSGFSVLQASNGLQGFQVFELEQPDLVICDLRMPQMSGLELIRQVTQRSSQTPVIVISGAGVMSDVVEALRLGAADYLIKPLEDLAVLEHSVHRALDRARLLFENQRYREKLESANRELEASLHLLQEDQNAGRQVQMNMLPISPWAIDDFNFAHQIIPSLYLSGDFVDYFRVDERRVAFYLADVSGHGASSAFVTVLLKFMTTRLLFESKRNGTLPEFKPSEVLGHINRGLINCKLGKHVTMVGGVIDEETGELTYSIGGHLPLPVLYTPESVSYLEGRGLPVGLFNEATYEDHVLKLPHAFSLTLMSDGILDLLTEPTLKEKEAALPQLVKTAGGSLDGLRQVFGLATLGEMPDDIALLVLSRNLK
- the rssC gene encoding anti-sigma factor antagonist RssC; this encodes MSTGRIQFAEQDGTFVLKFVGEVRLTLCSALDATIERIFTALNFNAIVIDLTETRSIDSTTLGLLAKLSILSRQKIGLLPTVVTTHEDITRLLQSMGFDQVFNIIGKPIPCPECLTDLPSQDQSEEVVRVKVLEAHKILMGLNDSNREAFHDLVNALERH
- the dusA gene encoding tRNA dihydrouridine(20/20a) synthase DusA; protein product: MNLEKPETLVNIDCARPEPSRRFSVAPMMDWTDRHCRFFLRLLSKNALLYTEMVTTGALINGDAERFLRHDETEHPLALQLGGSVPADLAACARLAQAAGYDEVNLNVGCPSDRVQNNMIGACLMAHPALVADCVKAMQDAVSVPVTVKHRIGINGRDSYEQLCDFVGTVRDAGCNSFTVHARIAILEGLSPKENRDIPPLRYDVAAQLKTDFPELEIILNGGIKTLEQCQEHLQVFDGVMLGREAYHNPYILAEVDQQLFGSTDPVISRAQALALLRPYIAAHIAAGGSMHHITRHILGLGQGFPGARRFRQLLSVDIHKAKDPLALLDQAAELLEGR